Proteins from a genomic interval of Watersipora subatra chromosome 10, tzWatSuba1.1, whole genome shotgun sequence:
- the LOC137406097 gene encoding leucine-rich repeat-containing protein 1-like, translating to MAAAVYSFTSYNDDDDDDYVDDDVEGIWYRHTGEDIPPENSKQLPHRLTNKDILKELGENYITHMIVKRVPIPDLTRIAPKLTHLTLCDLPDEFFPLRLNTLTELESLDLSYNYFSQGLPSSISQLRSLESLNLSSSDLSDLPTWLNNLTMLKELDLSHNSFTDGLPEVISHLRSLESLKVSECKLTGLPDALNNLIMLKELDLSHNSFTDGLPEVISHLRSLESLKVCECKITGLPDA from the exons ATGGCAGCA GCAGTTTATTCTTTCACTTCATATAATGATGACGACGACGATGATTATGTTGATGATGATGTTGAAG GCATCTGGTATCGGCACACTGGAGAGGATATTCCTCCTGAGAATTCAAAGCAGCTCCCACACAGACTCACTAATAAAGACATCCTAAAGGAGCTGGGGGAGAATTATATAACCCATATGATTGTAAAACGTGTGCCTATTCCTGACCTTACTCGAATTGCTCCAAAGCTGACTCACCTCACCCTGTGTGACCTTCCAGATGAATTCTTTCCTCTCAG GTTGAACACACTGACTGAGCTCGAGTCATTGGACTTATCATACAATTACTTCTCCCAAGGCCTACCCTCTTCAATTAGCCAGCTGAGATCACTAGAGTCACTTAACTTGTCCTCCTCTGATCTAAGTGATCTTCCTACATG GTTGAACAATCTTACTATGCTGAAAGAACTAGATCTATCACACAACTCATTTACTGATGGTCTACCAGAAGTAATCAGCCACCTCCGCTCATTGGAGTCACTTAAAGTGTCTGAGTGTAAACTCACTGGGCTACCTGATGC GTTGAACAATCTTATAATGCTGAAAGAACTAGATCTATCACACAACTCATTTACTGATGGTCTACCAGAAGTAATCAGCCACCTCCGCTCATTGGAGTCACTTAAAGTGTGTGAGTGTAAAATCACTGGGCTACCTGATGCGTAA